One genomic segment of Diceros bicornis minor isolate mBicDic1 chromosome 25, mDicBic1.mat.cur, whole genome shotgun sequence includes these proteins:
- the SLC16A8 gene encoding monocarboxylate transporter 3, whose protein sequence is MGAGGPRPAAGPPDGGWGWAVLGACFVVTGFAYGFPKAVSVFFRALMRDFGAGYSDTAWVSSIMLAMLYGTGPVSSILVTRFGCRPVMLVGGLLASAGMVLASFATRLVELYLTAGVLTGLGLALNFQPSLIMLGLYFERRRPLANGLAAAGSPVFLSALSPLGQQLLERFGWRGGFLLLGGLLLHCCACGAVMRPPPGPGQRPRGDSASDAPGEMETDGAGLRLREAPPGGRTRRRLLDVAVCADRAFAVYAVTKFLMALGLFVPAILLVNYAKDAGVPDADAAFLLSIVGFVDIVARPACGALAGLARLRPHVAYLFSLALVANGLTDLSSARARSYGALVAFCVAFGLSYGMVGALQFEVLMAAVGAHRFPSALGLVLLVEAVAVLIGPPSAGRLVDALKNYEIIFYLAGSEVVLAGVFMAVATNCCLRCSQDAPPSSGTEGGASDTEDAEAEDAEAEGDSEPLPTCSEEPGGLEALEVPSPGAGPSEPEVEAEPGVDPETV, encoded by the exons aTGGGCGCTGGCGGCCCCAGGCCGGCCGCGGGCCCCCCAGACGGCGGCTGGGGCTGGGCGGTGCTGGGCGCTTGCTTCGTGGTCACCGGTTTCGCCTACGGCTTCCCCAAGGCCGTGAGCGTCTTCTTCCGCGCGCTCATGCGCGACTTCGGTGCAGGCTACAGCGACACGGCCTGGGTGTCCTCCATCATGCTCGCCATGCTCTACGGCACTG GCCCAGTGTCCAGCATCCTCGTGACTCGCTTTGGCTGTCGCCCGGTCATGCTGGTGGGTGGGCTATTGGCCTCTGCGGGCATGGTCCTAGCATCCTTCGCCACGCGCCTCGTGGAGCTATACCTGACGGCTGGGGTGCTCACAG GCCTGGGCCTGGCCCTCAACTTCCAGCCGTCGCTCATCATGCTGGGGCTGTACTTCGAGCGGCGGCGGCCTCTGGCCAACGGGCTGGCGGCGGCCGGCAGCCCGGTGTTCCTGTCGGCGCTGTCGCCGCTCGGCCAGCAGCTGCTCGAGCGCTTCGGCTGGCGCGGCGGCTTCCTGCTGCTCGGCGGCCTCCTGCTGCACTGCTGCGCGTGCGGCGCCGTCATGCGGCCGCCCCCGGGGCCCGGCCAGCGGCCACGCGGGGACAGCGCAAGCGACGCTCCGGGGGAGATGGAGACGGACGGCGCCGGGCTGCGCCTGCGCGAAGCGCCCCCTGGCGGCCGGACCCGGCGGCGCCTGCTGGACGTGGCCGTGTGCGCCGACCGCGCCTTCGCGGTGTATGCCGTCACCAAGTTCCTGATGGCGCTCGGGCTCTTCGTGCCCGCCATCCTGCTGGTGAACTACGCCAAGGACGCGGGCGTGCCCGACGCCGACGCCGCCTTCCTGCTCTCCATCGTGGGCTTCGTAGACATCGTGGCGCGGCCGGCGTGCGGCGCCCTGGCCGGCCTGGCGCGCCTGCGACCGCACGTCGCCTACCTCTTCAGCCTGGCCCTCGTGGCCAACGGGCTCACGGACCTGAGCAGCGCGCGCGCGCGCTCCTACGGCGCCCTTGTCGCCTTCTGCGTCGCCTTCGGCCTCTCCTACGGTATGGTGGGCGCGCTGCAGTTCGAGGTGCTCATGGCGGCCGTGGGTGCGCACCGCTTCCCCAGTGCGCTGGGCCTGGTGCTTCTCGTCGAGGCCGTGGCTGTGCTCATCGGACCGCCCTCTGCCG GCCGCCTGGTGGATGCACTGAAGAACTATGAGATCATCTTCTACCTGGCTGGCTCCGAGGTGGTCCTGGCAGGGGTCTTCATGGCTGTCGCCACCAACTGTTGTCTGCGCTGCTCTCAGGACGCCCCGCCCAGCTCAGGCACAGAGGGCGGGGCCAGCGACACCGAGGATGCTGAGGCCGAGGACGCAGAGGCTGAAGGGGACTCTGAGCCCCTGCCCACGTGCTCTGAGGAGCCCGGTGGCCTCGAGGCCCTGGAGGTGCCGAGCCCAGGGGCTGGGCCCTCAGAACCCGAGGTGGAGGCAGAGCCAGGGGTGGACCCCGAGACTGTGTAG